The Cryobacterium roopkundense sequence AGCATCACCTCAGTACTGATCAGCAATCCTGACATTGAGCTCCGGCTTGGCTCGCTCTCCAGCATGGTGGATACCCTCAGTGCACGACCAGACGCGGGTTCGGTCGGGCCGTGCGTATTGAATTCCGACGGTTCCATTTACCCGTCAGCTCGGCGTCTTCCGTCATTGCGGACAGGAATTGGTCACGCCCTGTTTGCACATGTGTGGAAGAATAACCCTTGGACTACGCGATATCTCAGCGATGCGGTACAGCCGGAGACCACGCGCTCCGCAGGATGGCTGTCGGGGTCCTGCCTTCTCGTCCGCCGCAGCGCGTTCGATGCCCTGGGCGGCTTCGACAAGGCCTTCTTCATGTACTTCGAGGATGTGGATCTCGGCTATCGTTTGGGAAAATCCGGCTGGCTGAACCTCTACCTCCCCGCGGCCGTCGTGACCCACACAGGGGCACATTCGACAAGCACGGATTCAAGCAGAATGCTCCAGGTACATCACCAGAGCGCCTACCTCTACCTTGCGCGGAAATATCGCGGTTGGTATCTGGCCCCGGTTCGTGCAGGGCTGCGAGCAGCCCTGCACGTGCGGGCATGGTGGATGACCCGGCGCTAGCGAGACGCAGACTTACTGCGCCAGTAGCCCCTTGAGGTAACGGCCGTATCCGCTCTTCTCCAGCGGGCCGGCCAGTTTCTGAAGCTGTGCGTCATCGATCCACCCAGCTCGCCACGCGATCTCCTCGATGCAACCGATCTTGAAGCCCTGGCGATCTTCAATGACGCGGACATACTCGGAAGCCTGCATCATGGACTCGAAAGTCCCGGTGTCAAGCCATGCGACGCCTCGGTCGAGTACCTGAACCTGCAGTTGCCCAGCGTCGAGGTACCTCTCGTTGACGGTGCTGATTTCCAACTCGCCTCGTGCACTGGGCTCGATCGTCTTGGCGATCTCCACGACTGAGTTGTCGTAGAAATACAGCCCGGGAATGGCGTAGTTGCTCTTGGGCACCGCCGGCTTTTCTTCGATGGAAATCGCCCTCATCGCGTCGTCGAACTCGACAACGCCATAGGAAGTCGGGTTCGAGACGTGGTACGCAAAGATCAGCCCGCCGTCAATCTCGTCATGAGTGCGCAAAGACGTTCCGAGCCCCACGCCGTGGAAGATGTTGTCGCCCAATACGAGCGCGACGCTGTCGTCGCCAATAAACTCTTCGCCGATGATGAAGGCCTGAGCCAGGCCGTCTGGCGATGGCTGTATAGCGTACTCGAGTCGAATGCCCAGATCGGAACCGTCGCCCAGCAAGGATCTGAACTGGTCCTCATATTCCGGCGTCGTGATGATGAGAATCTCATTGATTCCGGCCATCATCAACGTGGAGAGAGGGTAGTAGATCATGGGCTTGTCATAGATCGGCATCAGCTGCTTGGAGATGCCGCGCGTGATGGGCCACAGGCGAGTTCCTGATCCGCCGGCCAGAATAATTCCGCGCATGATTTAAGCCTCAGTCCTGTTCAGGGAATCGTAGAACGCTCTGCAGTCGGCCCAGGTCGGGAGCAGTCCACCCGCTGCGGCCTCCCCCAGGCTAGGGGCGTCCGTGTCCTTCGACGAGAGTAGGGGCTCGCCGGCCTCGGGGGGGAACAACAGCCCGATCTCGGGGGAAAGCGGATCTATTCCGTGTTCCCGTGACGCGTTGTAGACATCGCTGACGAGATAGCTCACCGTGGCGTCATCGGTCAGCGCCACAAACGCATGACCGAGTCCTTCGGCCAGGTAGACGGCGCGCCGATCCACTGAATCGAGGAGCACCGAATCCCATTGCCCAAAGGTGGGCGACCCAACACGGATATCCACGATGAAGTCCAGCACTGCGCCGTGCATGGCCGTCACATACTTGGCCTGCCCCATCGGGATGTCCGCAAAGTGGATACCGCGAACGACGCCACGCTTCGAGACCGAGGTGTTCGCCTGGCGAAGGTTCAGTGGATGCCCGACGGCCTTGCTCAGGGCGTCAAAACGATACCACTCGAGGAAAACACCTCGATCATCACCAAATTGTCTAGGCGTGATTTCGTATGAGTCGGGAATGGAGAGTTCGCGAATTTGCACAGTAGAGAGCCTACCAAGTCACTCCCGGCCGACTAGCGCGGTGGTCGGCTCAATGCATACGGCCAATACCGGGTGTCGTTCATCCGAAAGCTCCAGCGCCCCCAAGCCACGTTTACCTCGAAGGTGTGGACCGAAGCGTCTCGAGTCTTCGACTCGAAGTGATACAGCTCAGCGTGTGGTGTCCAATAGATGTCGTGGCCAATCCAGGTCGTCTTCATACACAGATCGACGTCGTTGAAGTTTCCCGGCAAAAGGTTCGAAAGTCCGCCTACTTCGAAGTAAACGTCACGTGGCATCATCGCGCAGGCCGCGGTGACCCCGACGACCTCGCGCTCGACAAGATATCCGTCAAGAGGCCCACGATCGCCCCGCGGGACGTCTAGACCGATGTGGGACGCATCACCCTCGTGGTAGGCATGACCGGCATGTTGGATGGTTTCGTCGGCGTAGTACAACATGCCGCCAACCATGCCTGCTCCCGGAAGTTGCGCAAGGGAAAGAAGTGACTCGAGCCAGTCGGGGCTGATGACGTCAACATCGTCGTTCAGGAGGAGTACGAATTCCCCGTGCGAGTGCAGCACCCCCAGATTGACCTTGTCGGAAAAGTTGAAGGGTTTAGCCCACTCGACAAAACGAATTTGGTCACCGGCGAGGCGCTCAAGTTCGGTCACGACTTTCGGGTCGGCGACAGAATCGATGACAAGAACGAGTTCGAAGCTGCGATACGTGGATCGCTCCATCACGGATTTCACTGCATCGATCACAAAGCACCGGCGCTCTCCATCGACGACGGAATACATTCCCCGGGTCGGGATAACGATGGAGATCAACGGCTCGCCGACTACCAGCCGTCGCGTGTCGTGTACCCCGCGGGGGTCGACAGACTTGACGATCCCTCCGCCGGTCGCCTCCAGATGTTCGGTCAGGGCCGCTCGCGTTGAGGCCAGCGCTTCATCGTTCAGTAACGTGACC is a genomic window containing:
- a CDS encoding glycosyltransferase family 2 protein, with amino-acid sequence MPKSRLDSTAVVTVTYNSGAYLRHFLQSVRASEPESVHIVVADNGSTDVDEARRYCGEFQATFFELGKNLGYGGAINAAVNTLPESITSVLISNPDIELRLGSLSSMVDTLSARPDAGSVGPCVLNSDGSIYPSARRLPSLRTGIGHALFAHVWKNNPWTTRYLSDAVQPETTRSAGWLSGSCLLVRRSAFDALGGFDKAFFMYFEDVDLGYRLGKSGWLNLYLPAAVVTHTGAHSTSTDSSRMLQVHHQSAYLYLARKYRGWYLAPVRAGLRAALHVRAWWMTRR
- the rfbA gene encoding glucose-1-phosphate thymidylyltransferase RfbA, which encodes MRGIILAGGSGTRLWPITRGISKQLMPIYDKPMIYYPLSTLMMAGINEILIITTPEYEDQFRSLLGDGSDLGIRLEYAIQPSPDGLAQAFIIGEEFIGDDSVALVLGDNIFHGVGLGTSLRTHDEIDGGLIFAYHVSNPTSYGVVEFDDAMRAISIEEKPAVPKSNYAIPGLYFYDNSVVEIAKTIEPSARGELEISTVNERYLDAGQLQVQVLDRGVAWLDTGTFESMMQASEYVRVIEDRQGFKIGCIEEIAWRAGWIDDAQLQKLAGPLEKSGYGRYLKGLLAQ
- a CDS encoding dTDP-4-dehydrorhamnose 3,5-epimerase family protein gives rise to the protein MQIRELSIPDSYEITPRQFGDDRGVFLEWYRFDALSKAVGHPLNLRQANTSVSKRGVVRGIHFADIPMGQAKYVTAMHGAVLDFIVDIRVGSPTFGQWDSVLLDSVDRRAVYLAEGLGHAFVALTDDATVSYLVSDVYNASREHGIDPLSPEIGLLFPPEAGEPLLSSKDTDAPSLGEAAAGGLLPTWADCRAFYDSLNRTEA
- a CDS encoding glycosyltransferase family 2 protein, which produces MEGRAGHGQPDALRSEGPAQDQESKEGVILASGARPPSVTFVLLADEARDQTERFIRSVGASESSSVDFVIISSKAPQNLVAGNASVRLLKEDESLAEAVNAAVEASTSDFISVLRPTGVATTGALEVFATFVEEHPLAELIYTNEAVAGLGSDMEALNKPIFSPERLRCQFYFGDLVFYRRELFLRAGGLNPSRAGALLYDLALRSTRKSQAVELIGEQLFLRDRVPGGVTLLNDEALASTRAALTEHLEATGGGIVKSVDPRGVHDTRRLVVGEPLISIVIPTRGMYSVVDGERRCFVIDAVKSVMERSTYRSFELVLVIDSVADPKVVTELERLAGDQIRFVEWAKPFNFSDKVNLGVLHSHGEFVLLLNDDVDVISPDWLESLLSLAQLPGAGMVGGMLYYADETIQHAGHAYHEGDASHIGLDVPRGDRGPLDGYLVEREVVGVTAACAMMPRDVYFEVGGLSNLLPGNFNDVDLCMKTTWIGHDIYWTPHAELYHFESKTRDASVHTFEVNVAWGRWSFRMNDTRYWPYALSRPPR